The DNA region GCGACAAGCGTCGGCCATCGGCCGACGAATCTCCCCGACGAGCGTGCGCCAGTCGGTGGGCCGAGGCGACAGGAGGCGCGTGATGGCACGCACCTCGTCGAGACCGTCCTTGATGGCGTCGCGGGCGTGCGAGCTGGCGTCGGGCGCCGGATCGGCGAGGAGGATCGCCGCGCGCGAGAGGCTCGCGCTCACGCCGTCGTGGATCTCCATGAGGAGCGCATCGCGCTGCACGTCGAGGGCGCGCCGCCGACTCTCGGCCCGCTCGATGGCCGACAGGATGCGTCGGCGCAGCTCCTCCGGCGCGAAGGGCTTGGCGACGTAGTCGTCGGCGCCAGCGGCGAGACCGCGGACGCGTTCGTCGACCTCACCGAGAGCCGAGGCGAACACCACCGGAACCGTCTCCCCTTCGCGTCGACCTCGAATCGCGGCGAGCACGTCGTACCCCGAACCGTCGGGGAGCATGATGTCCGAGAGCACCGCGTCGGGCGTGTCGTGCTCGAGCGATGCGAGCGCTTGCGCGACGGTCCCGACGCGCTCGACGTGAAAGGTCGCGCCAAGGACGCGGACCAACATGGCCGCCATGTCCTCGTTGTCTTCGACGACGAGCACGCGCTTCGCCGACGGCGCCGTGTGATCGGCCGCGGGCGGCGCGGCCCGTGCGGGGCCGGCGGCGTCCGGCGCCTCGACGGCGTCCGCGTGAAGGTCGGCGGGGCCCTCGACGCGAGGCAGCTCGAGCCGAAAGGTCGTCGTCGCCTGAGGCAAGAGCACGAGCGTCCCGCCGTTGAGCGTCGCGAGCTCGCGCGCCAAGGGGAGCCCAATGCCCGAAGAAGTGCTCCCTTCTGCCGCGAAGGTGACGAAGCGTTCGAAGATCTTTGCGCGGCGCTCCTCCGGGATGTGTCCGTCGTCGGAGACCTCCACGACGACGCGCTCATCGGCCCGGGTCACGTGAACGGTCACGACGCCGGTCGCGTGACGCAGGCCATTGGCGACCAGGTTCTGGAGAATGCGCTGCAGGTGCCCCGGATCAACGAGGGCCACGCACGCGTCCGTCGTTCGCGTGACGACGCGTCGCTCCGCGCCGGGGCGCTCGAGGAGCGCTGCGGCGTCGCGCGCGAACATGGAGACGTCGCAGCGGCGCGGCCTCCGCGCGAGTTGTCCCGCCTCGAGGCGGGCCAAGTCGAGCAACTGATCGGTCAAGTCCGTGAGGGAGCGAGCGTTGCCCTCGATGCGGAGCAGCGCGGCGGCCTCCTCCTCTTCGCGGCCGAGGGCGCGCAAGAGCGCCGCTTCGCCCCGGATGACGCCAAGCGGCGTACGAAAGTCGTGACTCAGGTTGACGAAGAGTCGCCGCCGAAGCTCGTCCTCGTGGCGCAGACGCAAGTTGGCCTCGCGGAGCGCGACGCGCGCGTCGTATTCGGAGCGCTTGAGTCGATCGCGGGCGGCGGCGGCGACGATGAGGACACCGTAACCGAAGCCGACGGCCGTCAGCACCAGCGTCAGGAGCGAGCCCTGCCCAAGAAAGCGGAGCGTCGACAGGGCCAAGACGGTGATCACGCCGATGACCGCCGTGGCTTGCCACGAGAAAGCCGCGAGGGGGCAGACGACGAGCACGGAGATGGCGAGGCTTGCGACCTTCGCGGGGAGCTTGTCGGGAGGCACCGCAGAGAGGGCCCACGCGCTGACGGCAGCCATCAGCGCCCACGCCACCACCTGCGCCGCCTCGAGCACCACGAGCGGCCTCGGCCGCCGCAGCCAAACGAGGAACCCGGCCGCGAGAACGATCTCCGGTCCGCGAACGGCGAAGGCGAACGTTCGCGAGGGGAACACCGCGAGGTCGAACCAAAGGAAACTGGCGACCCAAACCGCGATCGACGCAGCCCAGATCCACCGCGAACGCATGCGGATGGCCTCGGCCCGCTCCGAGTCGAAGCTTCCTACGGCGTCGGGCTGGTTCTCCGCGGAGATGCTGGGTGCGAGCGACTCGGCCACGATGCGAGCGGGAGTGTACACGGGAGGCGATTCGGCCCCTCAAATGACAGGCCCGATAATGACAAGCCCGGTGGGAAATCCTGGCTATAGTTCAACCGTGCGCCAGCCCGTCCTCGTCGTGGAAGACGACCCCTTCGTGCGAAGGGGCCTCGTGCGACAGATCTCGGAGGCCCCCGCCTTCGAGGTGGCCGGAGAGGCCGGCGACGTGAAGGGCGGACGCGAACTCATCGCCTCGGGCAAGGCGAAGCTCGGCATCTTCGACCTTGGCCTCCCCGACGGGAACGGAACCGAGCTCATCGCTCTCGCGACGGCCAGCGGCATGAGCGTGCTCGTCCTCACCGTTTGGGACGACGACGAGAGCGTCTTCCAAGCGCTGAGCGCTGGCGCCAGCGGCTACCTCCTCAAGAGCGACGCCGCCGCGGGCCGCGTGGCCGAGGCGTTGGCGGTTCTGCGAGACGGCGGCGCGCCCATCTCACCGACCATCGCGCGGCGCCTCATCGACGAGTTTCGGCAGAAGGCGCCGCGGGCCGAGCTCAAGGCCACGCCGGAGCTCGCAACGCTGACCGAACGGGAGCGCGAGATCATGGAGCTGTTCGCCAAGGGAGCCACCTACGACGAGGTGGGCAACATGCTCTCGATGAGCATCAACACGGTGCGCCATCACGTTCGAAGCCTCTACCGAAAGCTCCACGTTTGCTCCAAGGCCGAGGCCGTCACGGCCGCTTACCGTCGCGACTGATATGACCAAGCTCGTCCGCTTCGCCTCCTTTGCCGCCCTCGCAACCATCGCCTGCACCGACGACCCCAAGGCAGCTCCGCCCGCCGCCGCCGTCGACGCAGGCCCTCCCGCCCCCGTCATCGGCGCGCCCGTCGTTTGGACGCCTTGCCAAGAGACGTTCGAATGCGGCTCCGTGCTGGTGCCGCTCGACCACCAAAACCCCTCCGGCAAGACGCTGGAGCTTCGCTTGCTGCGCGCCCCAGCGAAGAAGCCCGCGGAGCGGGCCGGCACCGTGGTCGTCAACCCTGGCGGTCCTGGCATTTCGATGGTCACGGACCTGCCAAAACAGTACCTGCAGCTCCGCGTAGGATTTTCCCGGGCCATCGATCGCTTCGACATCGTGGCCTTCGATTGGCGAGGCACGGGCCAGAGTTCACCGGCAAAGTGCGTCGACGACGCGTTCCTCGACCGCATGCGAGCGACCGATCTAACGCTCCGAGGCGATGGATCCGCGGCCGCGGCCGAGGCGCTGCGTCAGGAATTTGTTGCAGGGTGCACCAAAAACGCGGACGCCGCGCTCCTCTCGAGCATGCACGTCGAAAACGCGGCGCGGGACCTCGACGTCATTCGGCAAGCGCTCGGCGAAGAGAAGCTCAACTATCTGGGATTTTCCTACGGCACCTGGCTCGGCGCCGTCTACACGGCGCTCTTCCCTTCGCGCGCGCGGGCCTTCGCCTTTGATGCGCCGGTGCTTTTGCCAAAGGACTTGAACGCGCAGCTCGCGCGGCGCGGCGCCGGCCGTGACGAGGGGCTCGATCGATTCTTCGGCGCCTGCGAAGCGAGCGCGTCCTGCCCGTTTCATGGCGGGAAGCCCAAGGCCGAGATCGCCGCAGCCTTTGCAGCGGTCGGCGCCAAGGTTCGAACGCCGCCGGGAATCGCGGGCGCGGGCCGCACGCTGTCGCCGGTCGACTTCGAAGGCACCGTCGCCGATGGCCTGCGCACCGGCAACTGGACCACCTTTGGCGCGACGCTCGCGGCCCTCGAGGGCGGCGACGCGACGACGGCGCTCTCGGCCGCCGACCTCGCGCTGGGCCGCTCCGCCAGCGGCACCTACGATGGTCGCTTCGAAGGACTCCTGACGGTGAGCTGCGTCGACCTGCCCTTCGACGCCAGCACCACCGTCAATTCGCTTCGCGAGACCCTGGTCGCGTCGCCTTCGGCTGGAAGCGCGCTCGCGCCATTTCCGCTCTGCGTTTCGTGGCCCTTCCAGACGCCCCGACCGCCGCCGTCGTTGGCCGGCGCAGCCGCCGCGCCGCCGGCGCTGATCATCGCGGGGCGCCACGATCCCATCACGAGCTTCGCCGACGGCGCCGCCATGGTGAGCGCCCTCGGGAACGGCTCACACCTCGTCATCTACGAGGGCGAGGGGCACGCGGCGGCGATCCATAGCAAGTGCGTCCGCGATCTCGTGACCGACTTCTTGCTCGATCCAAAAGCGCCGGCCGCGTCGACGTGCGCGGCCGAGTAGCGGTTACAGCGACTTCTTCATCTCGGCGAGGAACGAGAGCGCCTCGATGGGCGTCATTCGGTTGAGGTCGAGCTCGCGAAGCGCGTCGAGGGCCGGATGCGGCGCTGGCGCCGGCGCGGCAGGGGCCTCCGCTTCGAAGAGCCCGAGCTGCGGTGCGCGTCGTCGTTTTGGGGCTGGCTGCCCGGCGGCCGGCGCGGCCCCGCGCTCGAGCTCCGTGAGCAGCGTCCGCGCGCGCGCGAGGACAAGCTCCGGTAGACCGGCGAGCTTCGCGCAGGCGACGCCGTAGCTCCGCGACGCGGCGCCGCGCTGCAGCTTGTGGAAGAAGACGAT from Myxococcales bacterium includes:
- a CDS encoding alpha/beta fold hydrolase, whose protein sequence is MTKLVRFASFAALATIACTDDPKAAPPAAAVDAGPPAPVIGAPVVWTPCQETFECGSVLVPLDHQNPSGKTLELRLLRAPAKKPAERAGTVVVNPGGPGISMVTDLPKQYLQLRVGFSRAIDRFDIVAFDWRGTGQSSPAKCVDDAFLDRMRATDLTLRGDGSAAAAEALRQEFVAGCTKNADAALLSSMHVENAARDLDVIRQALGEEKLNYLGFSYGTWLGAVYTALFPSRARAFAFDAPVLLPKDLNAQLARRGAGRDEGLDRFFGACEASASCPFHGGKPKAEIAAAFAAVGAKVRTPPGIAGAGRTLSPVDFEGTVADGLRTGNWTTFGATLAALEGGDATTALSAADLALGRSASGTYDGRFEGLLTVSCVDLPFDASTTVNSLRETLVASPSAGSALAPFPLCVSWPFQTPRPPPSLAGAAAAPPALIIAGRHDPITSFADGAAMVSALGNGSHLVIYEGEGHAAAIHSKCVRDLVTDFLLDPKAPAASTCAAE
- a CDS encoding response regulator, encoding MYTPARIVAESLAPSISAENQPDAVGSFDSERAEAIRMRSRWIWAASIAVWVASFLWFDLAVFPSRTFAFAVRGPEIVLAAGFLVWLRRPRPLVVLEAAQVVAWALMAAVSAWALSAVPPDKLPAKVASLAISVLVVCPLAAFSWQATAVIGVITVLALSTLRFLGQGSLLTLVLTAVGFGYGVLIVAAAARDRLKRSEYDARVALREANLRLRHEDELRRRLFVNLSHDFRTPLGVIRGEAALLRALGREEEEAAALLRIEGNARSLTDLTDQLLDLARLEAGQLARRPRRCDVSMFARDAAALLERPGAERRVVTRTTDACVALVDPGHLQRILQNLVANGLRHATGVVTVHVTRADERVVVEVSDDGHIPEERRAKIFERFVTFAAEGSTSSGIGLPLARELATLNGGTLVLLPQATTTFRLELPRVEGPADLHADAVEAPDAAGPARAAPPAADHTAPSAKRVLVVEDNEDMAAMLVRVLGATFHVERVGTVAQALASLEHDTPDAVLSDIMLPDGSGYDVLAAIRGRREGETVPVVFASALGEVDERVRGLAAGADDYVAKPFAPEELRRRILSAIERAESRRRALDVQRDALLMEIHDGVSASLSRAAILLADPAPDASSHARDAIKDGLDEVRAITRLLSPRPTDWRTLVGEIRRPMADACRAGGLAFEFDAEEPESATGVPAAIAHTLRRVAREATTNTLKHAHAKRLVCRLTRTPAFALRVEDDGVGLAPDRREGQGLGIMQRRAARLGAVISVRAGATRGTIVEVTFGDG
- a CDS encoding response regulator transcription factor, with amino-acid sequence MRQPVLVVEDDPFVRRGLVRQISEAPAFEVAGEAGDVKGGRELIASGKAKLGIFDLGLPDGNGTELIALATASGMSVLVLTVWDDDESVFQALSAGASGYLLKSDAAAGRVAEALAVLRDGGAPISPTIARRLIDEFRQKAPRAELKATPELATLTEREREIMELFAKGATYDEVGNMLSMSINTVRHHVRSLYRKLHVCSKAEAVTAAYRRD